A genomic stretch from Penicillium digitatum chromosome 4, complete sequence includes:
- a CDS encoding Citrate synthase, translating into MALSWRSARHVFKLTQTARPALSARHYATVEPDLKTTLKEVIPAKRELLKKVKAQSEDVVSDVKVGSVIGGMRGLKAMLWEGSVLDADEGIRFHGKTIKDCQKELPKGITGTEMLPEAMFWLLLTGQVPSTGQVRTLSRELAEKSELPSYILDLIKTFPASMHPMTQLSIAVAALNTESKFAKAYENGINKADYWEPTFDDSISLLAKIPRVAALVFRPTEIDDVGAQKLDATQDWSHNFAELLGKGGSEHADFHDLLRLYLALHGDHEGGNVSAHATHLVGSALSDPFLSYSAGLMGLAGPLHGLAAQEVLRWVNAMQEKIGTNFTDEDVRTYLWDTLKSGRVVPGYGHGVLRKPDPRFEALMDFAANRPDVLANPVFQLVKKNSEIAPGVLMEHGKTKNPYPNVDAASGVLFHHFGFQQPLYYTVAFGVSRALGPLTQLIWDRVLGMPIERPKSINLLGLLKK; encoded by the exons ATGGCTCTCAGCTGGAGATCGGCTCGTCATGTCTTTAAGCTTACCCAG ACAGCACGACCTGCTCTCTCAGCGCGTCACTATGCGACTGTCGAGCCCGACCTAAAGACCACCTTGAAGGAGGTTATCCCGGCTAAGCGGGAGCTCCTGAAAAAGGTCAAGGCCCAGAGTGAGGATGTGGTCAGCGATGTGAAGGTTGGAAGTGTCATTGGTGGTATGCGTGGTCTCAAGGCCATGCTCTGGGAGGGCTCCGTCCTCGACGCAGATGAGGGAATCCGCTTTCACGGCAAGACAATCAAAGACTGCCAGAAGGAACTGCCCAAAGGCATCACTGGCACAGAAATGCTACCCGAGGCCATGTTCTGGCTGTTACTGACTGGTCAGGTGCCCTCCACAGGGCAGGTTCGTACCCTTTCGCGCGAGTTAGCCGAGAAGTCCGAACTTCCCTCCTATATTCTCGACCTAATCAAGACTTTCCCCGCCTCAATGCACCCTATGACTCAGTTGTCAATTGCCGTAGCAGCCCTCAACACCGAATCCAAGTTCGCCAAGGCCTACGAGAATGGCATCAATAAGGCGGACTACTGGGAGCCCACCTTTGATGACAGCATCTCCCTTCTTGCCAAGATTCCTCGTGTGGCGGCACTTGTATTCCGCCCTACTGAAATTGATGACGTCGGTGCCCAGAAGCTCGACGCCACTCAGGATTGGTCACACAACTTCGCAGAGCTACTGGGCAAGGGTGGCTCCGAGCATGCTGACTTCCATGACCTCCTCCGTCTGTACCTAGCTCTGCACGGCGATCACGAAGGCGGCAATGTGTCAGCCCATGCAACCCATCTTGTTGGAAGCGCTCTGAGTGATCCATTCCTGAGTTACAGCGCTGGTCTCATGGGCCTGGCTGGTCCACTCCACGGCCTGGCTGCCCAGGAGGTTCTCCGCTGGGTGAATGCCATGCAGGAAAAGATTGGAACCAACTTCACCGACGAAGATGTTCGCACCTATCTCTGGGATACTCTGAAGTCGGGCCGTGTGGTTCCTGGATATGGTCATGGCGTTTTACGTAAACCCGACCCTCGTTTCGAGGCTCTGATGGACTTTGCGGCCAACCGCCCGGATGTTCTTGCCAATCCGGTCTTCCAGTTGGTCAAGAAGAACTCGGAGATTGCTCCTGGTGTTCTTATGGAGCACGGAAAG ACCAAGAACCCATACCCCAACGTTGATGCCGCCAGCGGCGTCCTTTTCCATCACTTTGGCTTCCAACAGCCACTATACTACACTGTCGCGTTCGGCGTGAGCCGTGCTCTTGGTCCCCTGACCCAGCTGATCTGGGACCGTGTTCTTGGCATGCCTATTGAGCGCCCCAAGAGCATCAACCTCTTAGGCCTGCTCAAGAAATGA
- a CDS encoding Major facilitator superfamily has protein sequence MQENHKSQTDMVEDVEVGTSKESPSSGEIEVDVEQEKRLIRKQDLRILPLCAGIYLLCYLDRSNVGNAKTLNSGTGNDLLEETNMTEHQYIITLMVFLIAYGLFEVPSNYFLKKLKPSRWIAFLMFSWGAITMGLGGAHNFAQVAGVRFLLGAIEAGLFPGLVFYLTFWYKVSERSLRVALILASATLAGAFGGAIAYGVGHMNGVKGLSAWRWLFIIEGAPSCASAIFVWFLLPDYPETCGFLTSEDKALAKQRLAVEGGQGTAKAMTWSDAKAVLTEWRLYAHYLVYFSISVPFSSLSLFTPTITAGLGYESLQAQLMTVPPYAVAYVVTLAVSWSADYFNARGVHSAIFSLIGAIGFLASAVLPADAYLHRYGCLIIATSGAFSCIPPLLGWLSSNLRSTAGIGLAIAMNISFGAPGQIVGVWIYKSDQAKRGFPTGHWTNAALLLLASVVCVALRLYYGWLNRRFPQREIRYVY, from the exons ATGCAAGAGAACCACAAGAGTCAAACGGATATGGTGGAAGATGTGGAGGTAGGGACCAGC AAGGAAAGTCCTTCCTCAGGGGAGATCGAGGTCGATGTCGAACAAGAAAAGCGCCTCATTCGCAAGCAAGATCTTCGAATTCTACCTTTATGTGCAGGGATTTATCTGCTTTGTTATCTCGACCGTTCCAACGTTG GAAATGCAAAGACCCTAAACTCCGGGACAGGCAATGATTTGCTTGAAGAGACGAATATGACAGAACACCAATATAT AATAACTTTGATGGTCTTCTTGATTGCCTACGGCCTCTTTGAGGTTCCTTCCAACTattttctcaagaagttGAAACCAAGT CGCTGGATAGCTTTTCTCATGTTTTCTTGGGGTGCAATCACCATGGGCCTTGGAGGTGCCCATAACTTTGCCCAAGTCGCAGGAGTTCGTTTTCTCCTCGGGGCGATTGAAGCTGGCCTATTTCCTGGTCTAGTGTTCTATCTTACCTTCTGGTACAAAGTGTCAGAGCGGTCATTGAGAGTCGCGTTAATCTTGGCCTCTGCCACTTTGGCTGGTGCATTTGGAGGAGCCATTGCATACGGAGTCGGCCATATGAATGGTGTAAAAGGCCTTTCTGCCTGGAGGTGGCTCTTCATCATTGAAGGTGCACCGTCGTGCGCATCTGCAATTTTTGTTTGGTTCCTTCTCCCAGATTACCCGGAGACTTGCGGTTTCTTAACATCAGAGGACAAGGCACTAGCAAAGCAGCGACTCGCCGTGGAAGGAGGCCAGGGTACGGCAAAAGCAATGACCTGGAGTGACGCCAAGGCAGTGTTGACAGAATGGCGGCTTTATGCCCACTATCTG GTATATTTTTCTATCTCTGTGCCATTCTCTAGTCTGTCACTCTTCACCCCAACCATCACCGCCGGCTTGGGTTATGAAAGTCTACAGGCTCAATTAATGACGGTTCCTCCATATGCCGTTGCCTATGTGGTAACTCTTGCAGTCTCATGGTCTGCAGACTACTTCAATGC TCGCGGTGTGCACTCTGCTATCTTCTCGTTGATTGGTGCCATAGGCTTTTTGGCTTCCGCGGTTCTCCCTGCGGACGCATATTTG CACCGCTACGGATGCTTAATTATAGCCACCTCTGGTGCATTCTCATGCATTCCACCACTCTTAGGCTGGCTATCTTCCAATCTCCGCTCAACCGCTGGAATTGGGTTGGCTATTGCGATGAACATTTCCTTTGGGGCGCCTGGGCAAATCGTCGGTGTCTGGATCTACAAGTCCGATCAAGCCAAGAGAGGCTTTCCAACGGGCCATTGGACTAACGCAGCgcttcttctgcttgctTCTGTTGTATGTGTTGCTTTGAGACTATACTACGGGTGGTTGAATCGGCGATTCCCCCAACGCGAAATCAGATATGTCTACTGA
- a CDS encoding Zn(2)-C6 fungal-type DNA-binding domain has product MDRVVSITLGRPFAIHLEDVDLALPTYEITQTTNTPEGHEIRPTNEQYRQAAFAHIIRYRILCGRIMSSLHRGRYTNNERSALAAQSQLSNDLEEWHAKTSTLNLESGASDGAKVSSFLTVEWYEMIYHNAMLMLYRPSPALPLNSSRATVAVPIIYDSAKRAIGFYAQLHELQRINYTWITLHSVFMAGLSFVYAAGQHFRTKKNQRRGQGSPVLSSDPSILEIVNICRSCSSVLVAVSERGNIARHCHRVFDRLSDAVLSDAVEYHTSPRVAGLPQPAPPLPPALCNSVAPNVAASNYTMDTLPSGGWSFQDPMLSSLLAVDDVFRDCFDDLQHFHESAFGEDPIGQLSQDWLGQIGGV; this is encoded by the exons ATGGACCG TGTAGTCAGTATTACGCTAGGTCGACCATTCGCAATACATCTAGAAGATGTGGACCTTGCGCTTCCCACTTACGAAATCACACAAACTACCAACACACCAGAAGGACATGAGATACGTCCAACTAACGAGCAGTACCGGCAAGCGGCCTTTGCTCACATCATTCGCTACCGTATACTTTGTGGTAGGATCATGTCATCTCTGCACCGAGGCCGATACACTAACAATGAACGTTCCGCCTTGGCTGCACAATCCCAGCTTTCAAATGACCTGGAAGAGTGGCACGCCAAGACAAGTACGTTAAACCTCGAAAGTGGTGCGTCAGACGGGGCCAAAGTCTCCAGCTTTCTGACAGTCGAGTGGTACGAGATGATATATCACAATGCTATGCTCATGTTGTACCGGCCCTCTCCTGCGCTACCATTGAACTCATCCAGAGCAACTGTGGCAGTGCCAATCATCTATGATTCTGCAAAACGGGCGATTGGCTTCTACGCACAGCTTCATGAATTGCAGCGTATCAATTATACTTGGATTACATTGCATAGCGTCTTCATGGCTGGTCTTTCCTTTGTCTATGCTGCTGGGCAGCATTTTCGTACCAAGAAAAACCAGCGTCGTGGACAGGGATCACCGGTGCTCAGCTCTGATCCGTCAATTCTGGAAATAGTCAACATCTGCCGCTCTTGCTCTAGTGTTTTGGTGGCAGTGTCAGAGCGTGGGAACATCGCTCGTCATTGCCACCGTGTTTTCGATCGTCTGAGTGACGCTGTATTATCGGACGCGGTCGAATATCATACATCACCTCGGGTTGCTGGCTTGCCGCAGCCGGCTCCTCCTCTCCCTCCTGCCTTGTGCAATAGTGTCGCTCCAAATGTCGCCGCCTCAAATTACACAATGGATACGTTGCCATCCGGGGGATGGTCTTTCCAGGATCCAATGCTATCGTCTCTGCTTGCCGTCGATGACGTTTTTCGGGATTGTTTTGACGATCTACAACATTTTCATGAGTCTGCATTCGGTGAAGACCCCATTGGTCAACTATCACAGGATTGGCTTGGCCAGATCGGCGGGGTGTAG
- a CDS encoding DUF1446-domain-containing protein — MLSKRDIRIGNVSGATGDSPHAMLRMAQDGNVDVIVGDWLSEMNIAWNAITKDQDPSLGYEPGFLTQLTESIDTIAKKGIKVITNAGALNTQALAAQVQEMCRARGHKDLVIAMVLGDDISQAVTDPAKCENLLHLDHPEWALRDWLLEPYCGVAYIGAWGIVEGMKAGADIIICGRVTDASPVIGAAAWWHDWARDDWDRLAGGLVAGHLIECGPYVTGANFSGFKSILPQLVDLAFPIAEISKEGTCTITKPEAHAGAVTKHNTISQFLYELQGEQYLNPDVVANLHNVCIEQVAPNRVHVHGITGSPPPATTKAMIAAKGGYQAEATFYINGLDVSEKVEMMRNQLLHIFRDHNFSKFSIELYGSAASNPTSQQAGTVFLRVFAQAKKKEDISADKFKIPIYALRMQSYPGYHMNLDFRTMDPKPFMEIFPVVIAMASLDHQTHVLGSTISTSILIDPPQITSKYPDPRRSYETASPVDLASFGPAQLAPLGHIVHARSGDKADNSNIGFFVRNHDEYPWLQSFLTVHQIKSLFGDDWTKGENHAERRVERCEFPKVLAVHFRVLDFLDGGIASSSRIDGLGKGIGEYLRSKVVPIPVQFLERGCI, encoded by the exons ATGCTTTCCAAACGCGATATCCGCATCGGAAATGTTTCAGGTGCAACGGGTGACAGTCCGCACGCCATGCTGCGGATGGCACAAGATGGCAACGTCGATGTAATCGTTGGCGATTGGCTTTCAGAAATGAACATTGCATGGAATGCCATTACCAAAGACCAAGATCCATCGTTGGGCTACGAACCGGGCTTTTTGACGCAATTAACTGAGTCCATCGACACGATCGCGAAGAAAGGTATCAAGGTCATCACCAATGCGGGTGCTTTAAATACACAAGCACTAGCTGCTCAGGTACAGGAGATGTGTCGTGCGCGGGGCCACAAGGACTTGGTGATTGCCATGGTGCTGGGAGACGATATCTCTCAAGCCGTAACCGATCCCGCCAAATGTGAGAATCTCCTGCATCTCGACCATCCAGAGTGGGCACTCAGGGACTGGCTGTTGGAGCCGTATTGCGGGGTGGCGTATATTGGAGCTTGGGGGATCGTCGAAGGAATGAAAGCAGGAGCGGATATCATTATTTGTGGACGAGTCACGGATGCATCTCCAGTAATCGGAGCTGCCGCATGGTGGCATGATTGGGCCCGAGATGATTGGGATCGACTTGCAGGTGGCTTAGTTGCAGGTC ATTTGATCGAGTGCGGGCCCTATGTGACAGGAGCCAACTTCTCCGGATTTAAATCGATTCTCCCTCAGTTGGTGGATCTGGCATTCCCTATTGCAGAGATCAGCAAAGAAGGAACCTGCACCATCACAAAGCCTGAAGCCCATGCCGGAGCCGTGACAAAACACAACACAATCTCTCAATTCCTGTACGAACTTCAGGGAGAACAATATCTGAACCCGGACGTTGTTGCCAACCTCCATAATGTGTGCATTGAACAGGTCGCTCCGAATAGAGTACACGTACATGGCATCACCGGATCTCCTCCACCGGCAACGACCAAGGCAATGATTGCAGCCAAGGGCGGATACCAGGCCGAGGCTACATTCTACATCAACGGGCTCGACGTGTCAGAGAAAGTCGAGATGATGCGCAACCAGCTCTTGCACATCTTCCGCGACCACAACTTCAGCAAATTTTCAATCGAGTTGTATGGATCCGCTGCATCGAATCCTACGAGCCAGCAAGCCGGTACAGTCTTCCTGCGCGTATTCGCGCAGGCtaaaaagaaggaagataTCTCTGCCGACAAGTTCAAAATTCCAATCTATGCTTTAAGAATGCAAAGTTATCCCGGATACCACATGAATCTCGACTTCCGGACAATGGACCCAAAGCCCTTCATGGAAATATTCCCAGTCGTGATCGCAATGGCCTCCCTCGACCACCAAACTCATGTTTTAGGAAGCACCATTTCAACCTCGATTTTGATTGATCCCCCTCAGATAACCTCCAAATATCCCGATCCCCGAAGGTCCTACGAGACTGCAAGTCCAGTCGATCTGGCGAGCTTCGGACCTGCCCAACTAGCTCCCTTAGGCCACATTGTCCACGCGCGGTCTGGAGACAAGGCAGACAACTCGAATATTGGCTTCTTCGTCAGAAATCACGACGAATATCCCTGGCTACAGTCATTCCTGACAGTACATCAGATAAAGAGCCTCTTTGGGGACGACTGGACAAAGGGTGAGAACCACGCCGAAAGAAGGGTGGAAAGGTGTGAGTTTCCCAAGGTTTTGGCCGTCCATTTCCGGGTACTGGACTTCTTGGATGGAGGGATTGCGAGCTCCAGCAGGATCGACGGCTTGGGCAAGGGGATTGGGGAATACTTAAGAAGTAAGGTCGTTCCTATCCCAGTACAGTTTTTAGAAAGAGGGTGTATTTAG
- a CDS encoding Tannase/feruloyl esterase → MGFAGICLAVVTAVSAVHARHVPQQSSACNGLLGTDLSPGHTVSDAAVFPSGSLNSSGIINAFTLCRVRGTVSYDTDDTPILNGPNTLTWELYLPVASDYNHRFIVVGNGGYAGNIDEASMMTQLNHGYAVAAGDSGHSLAASGNGTYASFLANKGEVNAWIHNSIAMVTKVTRALATEYYTKCPEFSYYHGCSTGGAQGYSLAQFHPELFDGIYAGSPGNWYSHLILSFLWAGQKTQGSGFMNQDVLNFVTDRVLSACDSLDGVVDGLIENPLVCDFKITQLECPSDRSPTTASGEVVCLTSDQVAAAQAMYAGPKNTVTGEEVYPGMDLGSENGWLSLETTLYKSYSELILKELVFGDLTYNISNFNWGSDVSRVDQTASPVITATSPDLSNFRNRGGKLITTQGWADQYNAGLWPIQHLHQIEAAMGRANVADFMEVFMVPGGGHCGANPAYSHVPGKYQVLDVLVPWVEQGIRPTEMLSTTPPDGTNTTRKLCPWPENARYTQGDIDDWTSYICV, encoded by the exons ATGGGTTTCGCTGGCATTTGCCTTGCTGTCGTGACAGCAGTATCCGCTGTACATGCGAGACATGTTCCGCAACAATCATCTGCCTGTAATGGTCTCCTCGGCACGGATCTTAGCCCGGGTCATACCGTGTCTGATGCAGCAGTCTTTCCATCTGGCAGCTTGAACTCTTCGGGTATCATCAACGCATTCACCCTCTGCCGAGTTCGAGGAACCGTCAGTTATGATACAGACGATACACCCATCCTCAACGGCCCGAACACTCTCACCTGGGAGTTATATCTGCCAGTAGCCTCTGACTATAATCACCGATTTATCGTCGTCG GAAACGGTGGATATGCCGGTAACATCGATGAGGCGTCGATGATGACCCAACTCAATCATGGATACGCAGTTGCCGCGGGTGACAGTGGTCATTCCCTCGCTGCCAGCGGAAACGGTACATACGCCTCGTTCTTAGCCAACAAGGGAGAAGTGAACGCCTGGATCCACAACTCCATTGCAATGGTTACCAAGGTCACTCGAGCCTTGGCCACTGAATACTACACCAAGTGCCCTGAATTCAGCTACTACCACGGATGTTCAACCGGGGGTGCACAGGGGTATTCACTCGCCCAGTTTCACCCAGAACTGTTTGATGGGATCTACGCCGGAAGCCCGGGAAATTGGTACAGCCATCTAATTCTCAGTTTCCTTTGGGCCGGACAGAAAACACAAGGAAGCGGATTCATGAATCAGGACGTCTTGAACTTTGTCACCGATCGCGTTCTTTCTGCATGCGATTCTCTCGATGGGGTCGTCGACGGACTGATTGAGAATCCACTGGTCTGTGATTTCAAGATCACTCAACTTGAATGTCCTTCCGATCGTAGTCCAACAACTGCCAGCGGGGAAGTGGTGTGTCTCACTTCGGACCAAGTTGCAGCAGCCCAAGCGATGTACGCCGGACCTAAGAACACTGTCACTGGTGAAGAGGTCTACCCGGGAATGGACTTGGGCTCAGAAAACGGTTGGCTGAGTCTGGAGACGACTTTGTATAAGAGCTATTCCGAGCTCATCCTGAAGGAGCTCGTCTTTGGGGATCTGACCTATAACATCTCCAACTTCAACTGGGGCTCTGATGTTTCCAGAGTCGACCAGACCGCATCACCTGTGATCACTGCAACCTCCCCAGACCTTTCCAACTTCCGGAACCGAGGAGGCAAGTTGATTACCACGCAGGGCTGGGCAGATCAGTACAACGCAGGTCTTTGGCCCATCCAACACCTTCATCAGATTGAAGCCGCTATGGGTAGGGCTAATGTTGCCGATTTCATGGAGGTTTTCATGGTCCCCGGAGGTGGACATTGCGGGGCGAACCCTGCATATTCCCACGTGCCAGGGAAATACCAGGTTCTGGATGTCCTGGTGCCGTGGGTAGAGCAAGGCATCCGTCCGACTGAGATGTTGAGCACAACTCCCCCTGACGGAACCAATACTACCCGCAAACTTTGCCCATGGCCGGAAAATGCGCGATACACGCAGGGTGACATCGATGATTGGACGTCTTACATTTGCGTCTAG
- a CDS encoding Glutathione S-transferase, C-terminal: protein MLLRDEKKELYSDIRFLGVPYTITNVGDWSRISVPVVPSGRVDYTSVFLNDPIHGDGIAPNLLTDLGDIGRFVAHIICEGRTLNIYVYTFGDVLNESEIYQNAEELSGEKPEATPMSTEQIEDGVAQAKAAFSQDP from the exons ATGTTGCTTCGTGACGAG AAAAAAGAACTTTACAGCGATATCAGATTCCTTGGTGTTCCTTATACTATTACAAACGTCGGTGATTGGTCTCGAATTTCCGTTCCTGTCGTCCCATCCGGCAGAGTGGATTATACATCGGTGTTCCTAAACGATCCTATCCATGGTGATGGCATAGCCCCCAATCTTCTAACCGACCTAGGTGATATCGGCCGATTTGTCGCGCATATAATATGCGAAGGTCGAACTCTGAACATCTATGTCTACACATTTGGGGATGTTTTGAACGAGAGCGAAATTTATCAAAATGCCGAAGAACTCTCTGGAGAGAAACCCGAAGCGACTCCG ATGTCAACCGAACAGATCGAAGATGGCGTTGCACAAGCTAAAGCTGCCTTCTCTCAGGATCCTTAG
- a CDS encoding Glutathione S-transferase, N-terminal, with product MIAFMLIKWHSIGLWESGTFDIEILVRPASVNKPSVQKIQEQDIKIWCIDLNESSDLIFAFSSIDVLINATGPQDVI from the exons ATGATAGCGTTTATGTTAATTAAATGGCACTCA ATCGGTCTTTGGGAGTCTGGCACCTTT GATATTGAAATCCTAGTGCGGCCAGCGTCTGTGAATAAACCATCGGTCCAAAAGATTCAAGAGCAAGACATCAAGATCTGGTGCATAGATCTCAACGAATCGAGCGATCTCATATTTGCGTTCTCTAGTATTGATGTTCTTATCAACGCCACTGGCCCCCAGGACGTAATTTAG
- a CDS encoding Biotin synthase: MSLPVRSLSRTLVRCYGTVQGSPSTASLSSIPLTLTDATGATAPRTNWTRDEVKQIYETPLSQLTYAAASVHRRFHDPAAIQMCTLMNIKTGGCSEDCSYCAQSSKHDTGLKATKMSPVDEVLAKARNAKANGSTRFCMGAAWRDMRGRKTSLKNVKQMITGIREMNMEVCVTLGMIDEQQAKELKEAGLTAYNHNLDTSREFYPTIITTRSYDERLKTLSHVRDAGINVCSGGILGLGETDADRIGLLHTVSSLPAHPESFPVNALVPIPGTPLGDRKMIPFDRLLRTVATARIVMPSTIVRLAAGRIALSEEQQIACFQAGANAVFTGEKMLTTDCNGWDEDRVMFERWGYYPMKSFEKPALQVDATATPPPVNAEVTSTPVAASA; this comes from the exons ATGTCGCTCCCCGTTCGCTCCTTGTCTCGAACGTTAGTACGGTGCTACGGCACTGTCCAGGGCTCACCCAGTACTGCTTCATTGTCCAGCATCCCCCTCACCCTAACCGATGCCACGGGCGCTACCGCTCCCCGGACCAACTGGACCCGAGATGAGGTCAAGCAGATCTACGAAACGCCATTGAGCCAACTCACATATGCGGCA GCCTCTGTCCACCGTCGCTTTCATGACCCCGCAGCTATCCAGATGTGCACCCTCATGAATATCAAGACCGGCGGATGCAGCGAAGATTGCTCGTACTGCGCCCAATCATCTAAACACGATACAGGTCTGAAGGCCACTAAAATGAGCCCCGTCGACGAGGTCCTCGCCAAGGCTCGCAATGCCAAGGCCAATGGCAGCACTCGGTTCTGCATGGGCGCCGCTTGGCGCGACATGCGGGGCCGCAAGACCAGTCTCAAGAACGTAAAGCAGATGATCACCGGAATCCGCGAGATGAATATGGAGGTCTGTGTGACCCTAGGCATGATCGACGAACAACAGGCCAAGGAGCTGAAGGAGGCCGGCCTGACCGCATACAACCACAACCTTGATACCTCGCGTGAATTCTACCccaccatcatcaccactCGCTCCTACGATGAGCGCCTCAAGACGCTCTCGCACGTGCGCGATGCCGGCATCAACGTCTGCTCTGGCGGCATCCTCGGGCTGGGTGAGACTGACGCCGACCGCATTGGTCTCCTGCACACCGTTTCCAGCCTGCCCGCCCACCCCGAGTCCTTCCCCGTCAATGCTCTCGTTCCCATCCCCGGAACTCCGCTGGGCGACCGCAAGATGATCCCCTTCGACCGCCTGCTGCGCACCGTCGCCACTGCCCGTATTGTCATGCCCAGTACCATCGTCCGCTTGGCTGCCGGTCGTATCGCGCTCTCGGAAGAGCAGCAgattgcctgtttccaagCCGGCGCCAACGCTGTCTTCACTGGTGAGAAGATGCTCACTACCGACTGCAATGGCTGGGATGAGGACCGGGTCATGTTCGAACGCTGGGGATACTACCCCATGAAGAGTTTTGAGAAGCCTGCGCTCCAGGTTGATGCCACGGCTACTCCACCTCCTGTGAACGCCGAGGTTACTTCTACGCCGGTCGCAGCGAGCGCTTAG
- a CDS encoding Reverse transcriptase, putative — protein MTEEGDKPQVQVMEKVQQALNRLDQRMDSIEKATTAIKATATTPSTQTSNSNDSAAFWARLQKWGQGTGSGPPPSLPTSNGSSSIGVSPAELREDREIIVKIRDSDTRETLRRRTPREIVEQAERTREQAARRKASAPLGGGCHFLAAKVLPSGDVKMTANSASGAELLRKHADGWLKSFGPAAHVRKPTWGVVARGIDTKTMLLTQESMAGMAKELVRQNSHSWGDTQVEILHLGWLVKPGKRREGSIIIEFTDPVVANQAITQGTLWQHQVHQTTRFCREGRSKLCLKCQKPGHVHSQCLNEYQCGHCAKQHPTWECAKQGDVEVKCANCGGGHRPTSDACEVRTAAKEGARLALANSPLFHRVPLHFRQRETTKGSTTTSQSQQGLDTPIHAPQQTAQRTTIYRAAPTSNRTVIASHPTENAPHPTENASHPTKEIRRMYTKVGVEKPQRRKEPSHVMRTRSRTSEDDDLPIIPEELAETASAVSQSARSLRSQNQETMQFMTDPEKQLQTSYKKRRMTAPADDMAEDYVMDEQPRTTRRYQLVRHKVAEIDEDAEEEFHDASEHSDDPGTDTNNTTTSQ, from the exons atgacggaagag ggggacaaaccgcaggttcaggtcatggaaaaggtgcaacaggcactcaaccgactcgaccagcgtatggatagcatcgaaaaagctacgacggcgatcaaagcaacagcaacgacaccgtccacacaaacaagcaattcgaacgactcggcagccttctgggcacggctccagaaatggggacaagggaccggctccggcccccccccatctctcccgacaagcaatggatcatcctcgatcggagtttcgccagctgagctccgcgaagatcgagagattatcgtcaagattcgtgacagcgacacccgcgaaaccctccgccggcggacaccaagggagatcgtcgagcaggctgagaggacacgggagcaagccgcccggaggaaagccagtgccccccttggtggtggctgccacttcttagcggcgaaggttctcccctctggggatgtgaagatgacggcgaatagcgcttccggtgcggagttgctacgaaagcatgctgacggctggttgaaatcattcggcccagcagcacatgttaggaagccgacatggggggtagtagcgcgcggtatcgatacgaagacgatgctgttgacacaggagtcgatggcggggatggcgaaggagctggtacgccaaaacagccactcatggggtgatacccaggttgaaatcctccaccttggctggctagtaaaacctggcaagcgtcgtgaaggctctatcatcattgaattcaccgacccggtggttgcaaaccaggcgatcacgcagggtacgctctggcagcaccaagtgcaccagactacccgcttctgccgagaaggccgttcgaaattatgcctgaaatgtcagaaaccaggacatgtacactcacagtgtctaaacgaataccagtgcggccactgtgcgaagcaacacccgacctgggagtgtgctaagcaaggggacgtcgaagtgaaatgcgccaattgtggcggaggccataggccaacgagcgacgcatgcgaagtaagaacagcagcgaaagaaggggcaagactagcactggctaacagccctctattccatcgtgtgccactccacttccggcaaagggagactacgaagggtagtaccactacctcccagtcccaacagggactcgataccccaatccacgcgccgcagcaaactgcacagcgcacgacgatatatcgggcagcacctacatcgaatcggacggtgatcgcatcgcatccgacagagaacgcacctcatccgacagagaacgcatcgcatccgacaaaagaaattcggaggatgtatacaaaggttggggtggagaagccccaacgaagaaaggagcccagccatgtgatgcgaactagatcgagaacgtcggaggatgacgatctacctatcataccagaggagctcgctgaaactgcctcagcagtaagccagtcggctcgctctttgaggtcacagaaccaagagactatgcagttcatgacagatccggagaaacagctccagacgtcatataagaagaggaggatgacagcaccagctgatgatatggcggaggactacgttatggatgaacaaccccgaacgactcggcgataccaactggtacgacacaaagttgctgaaatcgacgaagatgcggaagaggagttccatgatgcgtcggagcacagtgatgatccaggaacagacaccaacaacaccaccacatctcaatga